A stretch of Brassica napus cultivar Da-Ae chromosome C6, Da-Ae, whole genome shotgun sequence DNA encodes these proteins:
- the LOC106405945 gene encoding uncharacterized protein LOC106405945, with translation MTSLLWLTAEEAAKNRGKVLSLYRQLLRSINSQKLQLSYASRLAKKAEIKTIFLFGSEEVSKHNVADLIRTGEYALSQLKQGKIPNNATQY, from the coding sequence ATGACGAGCCTGCTATGGTTGACAGCAGAAGAAGCTGCAAAGAACAGAGGCAAAGTCCTTTCCTTGTACCGCCAGTTACTGAGGAGCATTAACTCACAGAAGCTGCAGCTTAGTTACGCTTCAAGACTCGCCAAGAAAGCTGAGATTAAGACCATCTTCTTGTTTGGCTCTGAGGAGGTTTCTAAACACAACGTCGCAGATCTCATCCGTACCGGTGAATATGCTCTTTCCCAGTTGAAACAAGGCAAAATCCCAAACAACGCTACTCAGTATTGA
- the LOC106402743 gene encoding protein indeterminate-domain 14: MIDYERSKNTKNINHHRNPPSSSSSDLLPDGNGAAVTQKRKRRPAGTPDPEAEVVSLSPRTLLESDRYVCEICNQGFQRDQNLQMHRRRHKVPWKLLKRETTEEVKKRVYVCPEPTCLHHNPCHALGDLVGIKKHFRRKHSNHKQWICERCSKGYAVQSDYKAHLKTCGTRGHSCDCGRVFSRVESFIEHQDHCTMRRSQPSGHRLQQQQQHTANATQTASVAKNVDLSVGPVLPGHPLLRQAPPSDQHTSDLLYPFVGSCATTGSSIELQLLPSRASADETSLSLSIGMEPTTSSYEKGETSLLLGQREEAKRQIEIAELEFAEAKRIRQHAKAELHKAQLYREEACRRISATMMQITCHDCKKHFQAVAASAPPPPILPQPPCTDESTSLAVSYVSSATTEGEKASDRASS, from the exons ATGATAGATTACGAGAGAagcaagaacaccaagaacatcAACCATCATCGGAatcctccttcttcatcttcctccgATCTTCTTCCCGACGGTAATGGAGCCGCCGTGACCCAAAAGAGGAAAAGACGACCGGCCGGGACGCCAG ATCCGGAGGCTGAGGTGGTATCTTTATCTCCAAGAACACTACTAGAATCAGATCGGTACGTGTGTGAGATCTGTAATCAAGGGTTTCAGAGAGACCAGAATCTACAGATGCACAGGAGAAGACATAAAGTTCCATGGAAGCTTTTAAAGAGAGAGACCACCGAGGAAGTGAAGAAGAGAGTCTACGTTTGTCCAGAGCCGACATGTCTCCACCACAACCCTTGTCACGCCCTCGGAGATCTCGTGGGTATCAAGAAACACTTTCGAAGGAAACACAGTAACCATAAGCAATGGATATGTGAGAGATGCTCAAAAGGCTACGCTGTTCAATCTGATTACAAAGCCCATCTCAAAACGTGTGGCACTCGCGGCCATTCCTGCGATTGCGGCCGCGTTTTCTCCAG AGTAGAGAGTTTCATTGAGCACCAGGACCATTGCACCATGCGCCGATCACAACCCTCCGGCCACCGTTtacaacaacagcaacaacatACCGCAAACGCTACACAAACTGCTTCAGTCGCCAAAAACGTTGACCTCTCCGTTGGTCCTGTATTGCCAGGACATCCTTTGCTAAGACAAGCTCCACCGTCCGATCAACACACATCCGATTTGCTCTATCCTTTCGTTGGCTCATGCGCTACTACTGGTAGTAGCATCGAGCTTCAGCTACTCCCATCGCGGGCTAGTGCTGATGAGACAAGCCTTAGTTTGTCAATAGGGATGGAGCCGACAACGTCAAGCTACGAGAAGGGGGAGACGAGCTTACTATTGGGACAAAGAGAGGAAGCCAAAAGGCAAATAGAGATTGCGGAATTGGAGTTTGCTGAAGCCAAGAGAATAAGGCAACATGCAAAAGCTGAGCTTCATAAAGCTCAGCTTTATAGAGAAGAAGCATGTCGGAGGATTAGTGCAACGATGATGCAAATCACTTGCCATGACTGCAAGAAACACTTTCAAGCTGTTGCTGCTtcggctcctcctcctcctattCTTCCACAACCGCCTTGTACCGATGAAAGTACATCACTTGCTGTGAGCTATGTGTCTTCGGCGACTACCGAAGGTGAAAAAGCGAGTGATAGAGCATCGTCATAG
- the BNACNNG61150D gene encoding uncharacterized protein BNACNNG61150D, with the protein MAKATRTRRRVHSRRIRARPYKFQSSNRLVTRNVFPEDCSKCIEKRDNWENVICSVCMECPHNAVLLLCSSHDKGCRPYMCGTSFRYSNCLYQYKKASAKLKAAASRPPSNKSEVGNLTCPLCRGQVKGWTIVQPARDYLNLKKRICMQENCVFAGTFKELRKHMKVDHPCAKPREVDPEVEQNWRRLEIEHDQNDVMSTIRSLIPGATVLGDYVIERNDGNGSDSDEGGDHYNGSGMDAGFGRNFLNVILMMHAVEASRNQTRRSDSDSSGTNEMSFSGEEEEDRQSTSLASRMRRQGRVLLGRSGRRRRAREANQRPGPPR; encoded by the coding sequence ATGGCGAAAGCTACAAGGACACGACGCAGGGTTCACTCGCGGCGGATCAGAGCAAGGCCTTACAAATTCCAATCTTCTAATCGTCTTGTCACAAGGAACGTGTTTCCAGAAGATTGTTCAAAGTGTATAGAGAAGAGGGACAACTGGGAGAATGTTATCTGCTCGGTTTGCATGGAGTGTCCTCACAACGCTGTTCTTCTCCTCTGCTCATCTCATGACAAGGGATGTCGTCCTTACATGTGTGGCACCAGTTTCCGCTACTCCAACTGCTTATATCAGTACAAGAAAGCGTCAGCTAAGCTAAAGGCAGCAGCGAGTCGTCCACCGAGCAATAAGTCCGAGGTTGGGAATCTCACATGCCCGCTTTGTAGAGGCCAGGTGAAAGGCTGGACGATCGTGCAGCCTGCGCGTGACTATTTGAATCTCAAGAAGAGGATCTGTATGCAGGAGAACTGTGTTTTTGCTGGAACCTTCAAGGAGCTGAGGAAACACATGAAAGTGGACCATCCTTGTGCGAAGCCGCGTGAAGTTGATCCTGAAGTGGAGCAGAATTGGAGAAGGCTTGAGATTGAGCATGACCAGAATGATGTTATGAGCACGATTAGGTCGTTAATACCTGGTGCAACGGTGCTTGGGGATTACGTTATAGAAAGGAACGACGGCAACGGTTCTGACTCAGACGAGGGTGGTGATCATTACAACGGTTCAGGGATGGATGCTGGGTTCGGTAGGAATTTTTTGAATGTTATCCTTATGATGCATGCTGTTGAGGCGTCAAGGAATCAGACAAGACGCTCTGATTCAGATTCGAGTGGAACAAATGAGATGAGTTTCTctggagaggaagaggaagatagGCAGAGTACCTCTCTGGCAAGTCGAATGAGGAGACAAGGACGGGTTCTACTAGGACGATCAGGTAGGAGACGTAGAGCTAGAGAAGCTAACCAGAGACCAGGTCCTCCTAGATGA